A part of Desulfomicrobium baculatum DSM 4028 genomic DNA contains:
- a CDS encoding BREX protein BrxB domain-containing protein, giving the protein MSKVKRLIQSYANFIAVPWREDAAPAQRVIFCVYDENEELRLRAKIEEFELTTRQAGHDWFVFDVTDSFALWLANEDYAEEFFREPSLLGDLLPEEYLRFLISSFNTYIGEATANPNAVIAVLGVGALFGFAKVKDLVDSLAPLVKGRLMIFFPGSYENNNYRLLDGYDGWNYLAVPITADKSF; this is encoded by the coding sequence GTGAGCAAAGTTAAAAGGCTGATCCAATCCTATGCCAACTTTATCGCCGTCCCTTGGCGTGAAGATGCCGCCCCAGCCCAGCGGGTCATTTTCTGCGTTTATGACGAGAATGAAGAACTTCGTCTCAGGGCCAAAATCGAAGAGTTCGAGCTGACCACACGCCAAGCCGGTCACGACTGGTTTGTCTTTGATGTGACCGACTCATTCGCCCTGTGGTTGGCAAACGAGGATTACGCCGAGGAATTCTTCAGAGAACCAAGCCTACTGGGCGACCTTCTCCCGGAGGAATATCTTCGTTTCCTAATCTCATCCTTCAATACGTACATAGGTGAGGCCACGGCAAATCCAAACGCTGTAATCGCGGTGCTGGGTGTGGGCGCACTCTTTGGATTCGCCAAGGTCAAAGACCTCGTGGATAGCTTGGCTCCTTTGGTCAAGGGACGCCTGATGATCTTTTTCCCCGGCAGTTACGAAAACAACAACTATCGCCTGCTCGACGGCTACGATGGCTGGAATTATCTCGCGGTACCCATCACCGCCGACAAATCATTCTAG
- a CDS encoding nuclease-related domain-containing protein codes for MAQVFGSAGKSVFSMGDTRYQDLLSRIALPMLSLLLLIPLGYYLLTRGHFFWGVVVAGIYIVSIKSLEETGIKLKKRISDADTGAEAEQAVADALQELPDDYYVFHDLEFPGFNIDHVVIGPNGIFLVETKSQKGNITQENDVLLRNGRKFFKDFLNQCWSQTYSLRDHLGAERLGGQTIMPILCFSRGFIQIRGLVRGVEVLNIRFLRPYILSQRGSLPAQARDQIIPFLAAALSDQTAQPSPMVPQSKTGGIVCPKCYYERTQNDDLHFSAGECPKCGVIYAHVQTNSPHDSTSAQAAAPKDLTRTLQALLSGQDSQHKQSPTKQIQWSALTLKLAACALAALLLIGAYKTMQATVTSIFSPPQTQTKQAPEKPIPDEPNSVHLATFPLTHAVSSDNSAKAITFVFEEDRGQNVILLFFDNKAKTLALRACVRANEKLTTTLPRVDLGYVIVTGEAWQGYEDLFGPASESKKALITLSSQTKTGNVTSIQATSSMFLQKGGPSPITEAKAWVKAAFKRGGPS; via the coding sequence ATGGCTCAGGTCTTTGGATCAGCTGGGAAAAGTGTTTTTTCCATGGGCGACACACGGTATCAGGACTTGCTTTCGCGCATCGCCCTGCCCATGCTTTCGCTACTGCTGCTGATACCTCTCGGGTATTATCTGCTAACCCGTGGCCATTTTTTCTGGGGCGTCGTGGTCGCTGGCATTTATATCGTCTCCATCAAGTCACTTGAAGAAACCGGAATCAAGCTCAAAAAACGCATTTCCGACGCCGACACAGGCGCCGAAGCTGAACAAGCCGTCGCCGACGCCCTTCAGGAACTCCCTGACGATTACTACGTCTTCCATGACCTCGAATTCCCTGGTTTCAACATCGACCATGTCGTAATCGGCCCCAATGGCATTTTTCTGGTGGAGACCAAGAGCCAGAAAGGGAACATAACCCAGGAAAACGACGTTCTGCTCAGAAACGGGCGTAAATTCTTCAAGGATTTTTTGAATCAATGCTGGAGCCAAACCTACTCGCTCCGGGATCATCTGGGCGCGGAGAGACTTGGCGGACAGACGATCATGCCTATTCTTTGCTTCTCTCGGGGATTTATACAAATTCGTGGGCTGGTGAGAGGCGTTGAGGTGCTGAATATCCGCTTCTTACGGCCGTATATTCTCTCGCAGCGTGGGAGTCTTCCGGCCCAGGCGAGGGATCAAATCATCCCCTTTCTGGCCGCGGCGTTGTCCGACCAGACAGCACAACCCAGCCCAATGGTCCCTCAGTCCAAGACCGGCGGCATTGTCTGTCCGAAATGCTATTATGAGCGTACACAAAACGATGATCTGCACTTTAGCGCGGGCGAATGCCCGAAATGCGGCGTCATCTACGCCCACGTCCAGACGAATTCACCTCACGACAGCACGTCCGCCCAGGCAGCAGCCCCCAAGGATTTAACCAGGACATTGCAAGCCCTTCTTTCCGGCCAGGATTCGCAGCACAAGCAATCGCCAACCAAACAAATTCAGTGGTCTGCGCTGACGCTCAAATTAGCAGCATGCGCCCTGGCCGCCCTCCTCTTGATCGGTGCCTACAAAACCATGCAGGCCACCGTGACCAGCATTTTCAGCCCCCCACAAACGCAAACCAAGCAGGCCCCAGAAAAGCCTATTCCAGATGAGCCGAATTCAGTTCATCTCGCAACATTTCCACTTACGCACGCTGTCTCATCGGATAATTCCGCAAAGGCGATCACTTTCGTCTTTGAGGAAGATCGAGGGCAGAATGTGATACTGCTTTTCTTCGACAACAAGGCCAAAACCCTCGCCTTGCGGGCCTGCGTTCGCGCGAACGAAAAATTGACCACGACACTCCCCCGCGTCGACTTGGGCTACGTCATTGTCACCGGCGAAGCCTGGCAGGGCTACGAAGACTTGTTCGGCCCAGCATCAGAATCGAAGAAAGCCCTTATTACCTTGAGTTCTCAGACGAAAACAGGCAACGTCACGTCCATTCAAGCCACGTCCAGCATGTTCCTTCAGAAAGGAGGCCCAAGCCCTATTACAGAAGCTAAGGCATGGGTTAAGGCGGCCTTCAAACGTGGGGGGCCTTCTTGA